ACGGCAAATTGCCACTGGGGTTTCCCCCCGACTGGGTCTACGAATCCGCCTTTGGCAAGGAATACACCACAGCCCTGGAGAAGCGCACCGAGGAGTCGCCCTTGACCTATTTGCAGGACATGGACCTCGACAAGGAGCGCGAGGCCCTGCACAAGGCCATCGGCCGCGAGCCAAGCCAGGAAGAGGTGGTCATGTATTGCAATCACCCGGGCGATGCCTTGAAAACCATTGATTTCCGTCACCAATACGGCGACCCGAATCAATTGCCCCTGCATGCCTGGTTTGAAGGGCTCCAGGACGGTGAGGAGATCTATTTCAACGACCGCCACGGCAAACCCCACCATCTGCTTGTCCGGGACGTTACCGACCCCGATGAAAGCGGCGTGAGTGTTGTCCGCTATGCCCTGGATTCAGAATCCTTCACCCTTCCGGTGCAGGTTGCTGAACCCTCCGGCAAAAGCAACACTGATGTGGAGCGGGCTGATCCCAACGACCCCTATCAGGTCGCTGCCCCGAGCAACGGCGATCTTTGGGTCATGCACGTCCAACCTGGCGAACAGGTGCGCAAGGGTGAAGAGCTCTTCAACATCTCGATTATGAAGCAGGAAAAGGCTGTTGTGGCACCCATTGACGGTATCGTGGAGCGGGTGGTCAAGACAGCGGACTACATGGACGACAAAAAGATGGTACCGGTCAAGGAAGGGGAACTCCTGGTGGTTCTGGCTCCGCCTAAGCGGACCTGCCTGGAATGCGGCGAGCCTTTCCCCAAAGAAAACTGCACCTTCTGCCCTTCGTGCGGAACGCGGTGCGCCAGCTAACCCAAGACACAGCACGGCAGCCAGGCTGCAGCAGGACTCGAGGAAGGAGACGAGCATGGCCGAAAAAGACGAGAAGCAAGCACAACCGAAGAAAAAACAGGGCGGGAGCGGGAAGGATCCTGTGAAGGAAAAGCTCATCCTGACCGGAGCCGATATCGTGCATATCGGTGAAGAGGCCGAACTCCTCGTTGGAGGCAAGAATTATAACACTGCGATTATCAGTGAGCTGGAAGATGTCCGGGCCCCGCAATTTCGGGCCATTTCAGCCAAAGCATTCCACAAGCATCTAGACGAAAGCAAAGTCAACGCCACGCTCGTGCGCTCCATCGTCAATCAGGAATACGATCAGACCGATTGGAGCGACCATGAAATCAATAAAGATCCTGATTTTTTGAAGAAATTCGTTCGCAACGTTGCCGAGAAGGTCCGGGAGGCCCAATCGAAGCCCGCGGGCAGCAGCCTGATCCAGTTGCGCAAGTTCATCAATAATGTCGTTGAAGGGTTCGCGACCTCCCCGGAAGGTATCGACCAACTCCGTAAACGTTCCATCCTGGTCCAGGTCGCCATTTTGTCCGTGAAACTGCCCGACGAGGTGCACGCGGCCGTGGCCCAGGCTTACCGGGACATCTGCAAGGAAGCCGGATTGGAAAACGTGCCTGTGGCAGTGCGTTCCTCTGCGGCCGGAGAGGACAGCCGGAAAAAAGCCTTTGCCGGACTCCAGGACACCTATCTGAATATTGTCGACGCCGAGCATTGTGTCGAAGCCTACCATTGGGACTGCGCTTCAGCCTATAACCTGCGCAGCATGACCTACCGCCGTGAGGCCATCCTCGACGCCGTGAACCAGGCGGAGCGCACCGGAGACGACTCCATCGCTACCCAGGCCAAGGAGGAGTGGGCCATTGAAAACACCTCCTTGTCCGTGTGCATCATGCGCATGATCAACCCGGTCATCTCCGGGACCGCCTTCAGCGCAGACACCGCCACGGGATGCCGGGGGACCGACCGCAACGATCTCGTTTCCATGGATGCCAGTTATGGCCTTGGCGAGGCCGTGGTCGGGGGGATGGTCACCCCGGATAAATTCTATGTCTTTCAGCGCGACGGCGCCTCGGAAGTCGTGGTCCGCTATATGGGCTGTAAGGACAAAAAGATTATCTATGATGAAGACAAGGGCGGCACCAAACTCGTTGAGGTCGCCGAGGACGAGGTCTACCGCTGGTCGTTGTCCCTGGCCCAGGCCGAGGAGGTCGCCCACGGGGTCCGGGCCATCAGCCGAGCCTACGACGACATGATCATGGATACGGAATTTTGTATCGATAAGTGGGACCGGCTGTGGTTCGTCCAGGCCCGACCTGAGACACGCTGGAACGAAGAATTTGAAAAGCATCCCCACACCATCTATATGCGCCGCCTTGAGGTCGATCCCCAGGCGCTGAACAATGCCGAAGTCGTGATTACCGGCAATGGGGCTTCCCGCGGCGCCGGACAGGGCACGGTCCGCTTCCTGCGTTCTGCCCTGGAACTGAACAAGATCCAGCCCGGCGATATCCTGGCCGCGGAACGCACCGATCCGGATATGGTGCCGGGAATGCGCATCGCCTCGGCCATTTTGGCCGATGCAGGAGGCGATACCAGCCACGCGGCCATCACTTCCCGTGAACTGGGCATCCCTGCCGTGATCGGCATCAAACGTCTGGAGATCCTGCGCGCCCTGGACGGGCGGGAAGTCACTGTCGACGGCTCCCGCGGACAAGCCTACCGCGGCAAGATGCCCCTGATCGAAGTTGGCGGCGAAATCGACGTCAGCCAGTTGCCGCAGACCAAGACCAAGGTCGGGCTGATCCTTGCCGATGTGGGACAGGCCCTCTTTCTGTCCCGGCTGCGTGAATCCAAGGATTTCGAAGTCGGCCTGCTGCGGGCCGAATTCATGCTCGGCAATATTGGTGTCCACCCTCTGGCCCTGGAAGCCTACGATAACGGCACCCTGGGCAATGTCGTCGATACCCGGCTTGAAGAACTCGAGGGACAGCTGACCAAGATCCTCAAGGACCAATTGGCCAGCGGCGTTTTGAGTTTCGAGCTCAAGCTGCGCAATTATGTGGGGATCATCACCGGCCTGGCCGAACAGATGGACCGCCTCAGTGAAAACGACGGCGCTCGCGGCACGGAAGAGGTCCTGGCCGTGCACCGGCAGATGCGCGAGTTGGACAAGCAACTCGATCAGCACCTGGAATGGGCCACCCA
The sequence above is drawn from the Desulfohalobium retbaense DSM 5692 genome and encodes:
- a CDS encoding PEP/pyruvate-binding domain-containing protein gives rise to the protein MAEKDEKQAQPKKKQGGSGKDPVKEKLILTGADIVHIGEEAELLVGGKNYNTAIISELEDVRAPQFRAISAKAFHKHLDESKVNATLVRSIVNQEYDQTDWSDHEINKDPDFLKKFVRNVAEKVREAQSKPAGSSLIQLRKFINNVVEGFATSPEGIDQLRKRSILVQVAILSVKLPDEVHAAVAQAYRDICKEAGLENVPVAVRSSAAGEDSRKKAFAGLQDTYLNIVDAEHCVEAYHWDCASAYNLRSMTYRREAILDAVNQAERTGDDSIATQAKEEWAIENTSLSVCIMRMINPVISGTAFSADTATGCRGTDRNDLVSMDASYGLGEAVVGGMVTPDKFYVFQRDGASEVVVRYMGCKDKKIIYDEDKGGTKLVEVAEDEVYRWSLSLAQAEEVAHGVRAISRAYDDMIMDTEFCIDKWDRLWFVQARPETRWNEEFEKHPHTIYMRRLEVDPQALNNAEVVITGNGASRGAGQGTVRFLRSALELNKIQPGDILAAERTDPDMVPGMRIASAILADAGGDTSHAAITSRELGIPAVIGIKRLEILRALDGREVTVDGSRGQAYRGKMPLIEVGGEIDVSQLPQTKTKVGLILADVGQALFLSRLRESKDFEVGLLRAEFMLGNIGVHPLALEAYDNGTLGNVVDTRLEELEGQLTKILKDQLASGVLSFELKLRNYVGIITGLAEQMDRLSENDGARGTEEVLAVHRQMRELDKQLDQHLEWATQRMDTLKTSTDLREHVAVIMGYTDQLLHLAGNDPETKRKREEINERIESQVRRVQDNPHVQQTLERIGNMRRDMAQKVGLLQQMEDVRHLQENIREILRSRGYRTGKELYVQTLSQGLALFAMAFYGREIIYRTTDYKTNEYRNLLGGTLFEGHEDNPMIGYRGVSRNLHDWELEAFKLARGVFGGRNLNLMLPFVRTLEEARSMRRYMSDVHNLRSGQDDLKVILMSEIPSNAVLAKQFIEEFDGFSIGSNDMTQLTLGTDRDNAMLRNVYDEEDPAVVWAILVTVFTGQKYGKKVGFCGQGVSNSTILRGLVCIAGIVSASVVPDTYPQTKYDIAAIEKEELRVRDLGSWLKKQHLNELKQMLQDHHYGHILKKNSTAEDLMEWYEGELARLHEQLQSALGQSKEGFYRQELERFRSTFHKPVIYANWDWDTTVSDALHQAGFANFEEQEAALDEQRKKTW